One part of the Pseudoalteromonas ulvae UL12 genome encodes these proteins:
- a CDS encoding replication protein RepA, protein MSLADLKKKAAAQTRKKIDVDDFIEDATAYAQGQSILSQTKQVQSKPSQQKRKKNARPRKFKNATFTLSPEHIEQLNHLAEHTGFAKSRILRLLIEQIADLDDDNIDALLASLNKPTHLKPE, encoded by the coding sequence ATGAGTTTAGCTGATCTAAAGAAAAAAGCGGCCGCACAGACCCGAAAGAAAATTGATGTCGATGACTTTATTGAAGATGCGACGGCTTACGCACAAGGTCAATCCATTTTAAGTCAAACAAAACAAGTACAAAGCAAACCCAGTCAGCAAAAACGTAAAAAAAACGCTCGGCCCCGAAAGTTCAAAAATGCTACTTTTACGCTTAGCCCTGAGCATATTGAACAGCTCAACCATTTAGCTGAGCATACCGGCTTTGCGAAATCGCGAATTTTACGTTTATTGATTGAGCAAATAGCCGACTTAGATGATGACAATATTGACGCCTTGTTGGCGTCATTAAATAAACCTACTCACTTGAAACCTGAGTAG
- a CDS encoding AAA family ATPase produces MIILIGGEKGGSGKSCLAQNIAVYLAKYKEATVLMVDCDPQRTTSDWIQARSSNPQLPIINCVQLYGKIRNDLLSLENHYDFLVVDCGGQDNLALRAAMSVADHVLIPLRPKRRDLKTVPHMEDILSTCKMVNPKLNASFVMTQCPSLPNQASRILEAKEVCDSFGINVLDAITYSRNIYDDSEENGESVIEIDPKGKAAEEIIAIAEEMLAIEPGNSHEFS; encoded by the coding sequence ATGATTATTTTGATTGGTGGCGAAAAAGGTGGCAGTGGTAAAAGCTGTTTGGCACAAAATATCGCGGTTTACCTCGCCAAATATAAAGAAGCGACTGTCCTTATGGTCGACTGCGATCCGCAGCGCACAACGTCAGATTGGATCCAAGCCCGTTCAAGTAACCCACAATTGCCCATCATCAACTGTGTACAGTTATACGGTAAAATCCGCAATGATCTGCTCAGTTTAGAGAATCATTATGATTTTTTAGTGGTCGATTGTGGCGGTCAAGATAACCTTGCACTGCGCGCAGCTATGTCTGTTGCTGACCATGTTTTAATCCCACTTCGTCCTAAGCGCCGTGATTTAAAAACAGTGCCTCATATGGAAGATATTCTATCTACGTGTAAAATGGTTAATCCCAAACTCAATGCATCATTTGTCATGACACAATGTCCGTCTTTACCTAATCAAGCTAGCCGTATCTTAGAGGCAAAAGAAGTGTGTGACTCATTTGGTATTAATGTGCTCGATGCCATTACCTATAGTCGAAATATTTATGATGATAGCGAAGAAAATGGCGAATCTGTGATTGAAATTGACCCAAAAGGAAAAGCGGCCGAAGAAATCATCGCCATTGCCGAAGAAATGCTGGCCATTGAACCTGGAAATTCCCATGAGTTTAGCTGA
- a CDS encoding PilZ domain-containing protein, with translation MSDEQDFLDRRSSMRLDMEKELISIVWQNQQGEPQSRDVMCVDVSNGGLKFSLEQSIAIDTPVQVFFKPRQALTTLRHAKVIRVQQQPHGWFDIGLIFSND, from the coding sequence ATGAGTGATGAGCAAGATTTTTTGGACCGACGTTCCTCAATGCGCCTCGATATGGAAAAAGAGCTTATTTCAATCGTGTGGCAAAACCAACAAGGTGAGCCACAAAGCCGAGATGTGATGTGTGTGGATGTTTCAAATGGTGGCTTAAAGTTCAGCTTAGAACAAAGCATAGCTATAGATACCCCCGTACAGGTCTTTTTCAAACCGCGCCAAGCGCTCACAACCCTGCGACACGCCAAAGTCATTCGCGTCCAACAACAACCTCATGGCTGGTTTGATATTGGCCTTATTTTTTCAAACGATTAG
- a CDS encoding ketoacyl-ACP synthase III, translating to MLYGKITGWGKCLPPAILTNDAISTIVDTNDEWITSRTGISERRVSHVSTAALATAAAQNALDCADISGSDIDLVLLATCTPSTLVANTASLVQKNIGATGAAACDVNAACSGFLYALQNATAQIQAGMIKKAVVIGAERMTWYVNWARRDSAVLFGDGAGAVVLEATEEATGLMATKTGCDSTDRDILHITNFGSDINKYQAPVGPSDILFEGREIFKRAVKGMSDACDDVLNQADLPLADIDVLIPHQANLRIIQAIAQRLSVDDDKIMVNINKYGNTSAATVPIALCEAVENGLIQPNANIMSAAFGAGLTWAASYIKWGERVEPINPPSAQLPHSDLTALELLEDAIKGCANQN from the coding sequence ATGTTATATGGCAAAATTACTGGTTGGGGGAAATGTTTACCTCCTGCAATTTTAACCAACGATGCAATCAGCACAATTGTTGATACAAACGATGAGTGGATCACTTCTCGTACAGGGATCAGTGAACGCCGAGTCAGCCATGTCTCCACAGCCGCCCTTGCAACTGCTGCTGCCCAAAACGCTCTAGACTGTGCAGATATATCTGGCAGTGACATTGACCTTGTGTTACTCGCGACTTGCACTCCTTCAACATTAGTGGCAAACACCGCCTCGTTAGTGCAAAAAAATATTGGCGCGACCGGCGCAGCTGCTTGCGATGTTAACGCAGCCTGTTCTGGCTTTTTATATGCGCTGCAAAACGCCACTGCCCAAATTCAAGCTGGAATGATCAAAAAAGCGGTTGTAATTGGCGCAGAAAGAATGACTTGGTATGTCAACTGGGCACGTCGAGATAGCGCAGTGTTATTTGGTGACGGTGCGGGCGCCGTTGTGCTTGAAGCGACCGAAGAGGCCACAGGTTTAATGGCCACCAAAACTGGATGTGATAGTACTGATCGTGACATTCTTCATATCACCAATTTCGGTAGTGATATCAACAAATATCAAGCACCTGTTGGGCCTTCTGATATTTTATTTGAAGGGCGTGAAATCTTTAAACGTGCGGTCAAAGGCATGAGTGACGCCTGTGATGATGTGCTCAACCAAGCCGATTTACCTCTTGCAGATATCGATGTATTAATTCCCCATCAAGCTAATTTAAGAATCATACAAGCAATTGCACAGCGCTTATCGGTTGATGACGATAAAATCATGGTCAATATCAATAAATACGGCAATACATCAGCGGCGACTGTGCCGATTGCTTTATGTGAAGCAGTCGAAAATGGCCTTATTCAACCTAATGCAAATATCATGTCTGCAGCATTTGGAGCCGGCCTGACTTGGGCGGCCAGTTATATCAAATGGGGCGAGCGAGTCGAGCCGATTAATCCACCCAGTGCTCAGTTACCGCATTCGGACTTAACTGCACTTGAGTTGCTCGAAGATGCAATTAAAGGGTGTGCGAATCAAAATTAG
- a CDS encoding metal-dependent hydrolase family protein — protein MKTAALTLNFLALTVALAAYGQVDTLIYGGTVLVTPGEKPLQAQTLLIEKGQIVRIDSGYKSALELELNDVDVIDLKDSYLLPGLIDMHVHLTFERDPNANPHRWLTQEDADQALTALPYLARTLNAGFTTVRDLGGSYKVIFPLKRAVNAHTIKGPRIFAAGDFISASGGHGDLHGYRHDVTELFTGGLGICNGADDCRRAVREVIKSGADVIKITATGGVLSNTAAGVKQQLTDAELRAIVETAHRLGRKVTAHAHGTDGINAAIRAGVDSIEHGSYLNKESITLFKKHGTYLVPTLLAGATVTEEVLTNPAMPPAIVDKVKQVAPLMESAFRSALKHRINIAFGTDSGVSKHGDNSKEFALMVRYGMTPQQAIVSATRSAAQLLGQQNRIGDLEPGKYADIIAVKGDPEQNIQLLSKVHFVMKEGVVYKHEKSHSD, from the coding sequence ATAAAAACCGCCGCTTTGACGCTCAATTTTCTTGCATTGACAGTCGCTTTGGCTGCGTATGGTCAAGTCGATACACTTATTTATGGTGGCACTGTGCTTGTGACGCCGGGCGAAAAACCGTTACAAGCACAAACGCTTTTGATAGAAAAAGGGCAAATTGTGCGCATTGACTCTGGGTATAAATCAGCTCTCGAGCTAGAACTTAATGATGTAGATGTTATTGATTTAAAAGATAGTTATCTGTTACCTGGTTTGATTGATATGCACGTTCATTTAACTTTCGAGCGAGACCCAAACGCTAATCCCCATCGTTGGTTAACACAAGAGGATGCCGATCAAGCTCTTACGGCATTGCCTTATTTAGCACGCACGTTAAATGCTGGATTCACTACAGTGCGAGATTTAGGCGGTTCATACAAAGTGATTTTCCCCCTTAAGCGAGCGGTGAATGCGCATACGATAAAAGGGCCGCGCATTTTTGCTGCGGGTGATTTTATTTCAGCAAGTGGTGGTCACGGTGATTTACATGGTTATCGCCACGACGTCACAGAACTTTTTACTGGGGGCTTAGGCATTTGTAATGGCGCTGATGATTGTCGTCGCGCTGTACGTGAAGTGATTAAAAGTGGCGCTGATGTCATTAAAATCACTGCGACAGGAGGGGTGTTGAGTAACACGGCTGCGGGGGTAAAACAACAATTAACCGATGCAGAGTTACGCGCAATTGTAGAAACGGCGCATCGTTTAGGGCGAAAAGTGACGGCTCACGCCCATGGCACCGATGGGATCAATGCGGCAATTCGCGCGGGCGTTGATTCAATTGAACATGGCTCATATTTAAATAAAGAGTCAATCACACTGTTTAAAAAACATGGCACTTATTTAGTGCCTACGCTGCTTGCTGGCGCAACGGTGACAGAGGAAGTGCTAACAAATCCTGCCATGCCGCCCGCGATCGTAGATAAAGTGAAGCAAGTGGCCCCGTTGATGGAAAGCGCGTTTCGCAGTGCCCTCAAACATCGGATTAATATTGCGTTTGGCACAGATTCTGGTGTGTCAAAACACGGTGACAATAGTAAAGAATTTGCTTTGATGGTTCGTTATGGCATGACACCTCAACAAGCGATTGTCAGTGCCACTCGCTCGGCGGCACAACTACTTGGCCAACAAAATCGTATAGGGGATTTAGAGCCCGGTAAATATGCTGATATCATTGCAGTAAAAGGTGATCCAGAGCAAAATATTCAACTACTCTCAAAGGTACACTTTGTGATGAAAGAAGGGGTTGTGTATAAACATGAAAAGTCACATTCCGATTGA
- a CDS encoding nuclear transport factor 2 family protein encodes MKSHIPIERELAQQLITLECALLKPNVRASAQMLDNLLADEFIEFSATGKCFDKQHVLTRLPGELMPEFHNQDFDVRLINEGLAQVTYRARLQRDKEPRPQYSNRSSLWRQTEDGWQMVFHQGTPCAEFTLKHK; translated from the coding sequence ATGAAAAGTCACATTCCGATTGAACGTGAGTTAGCGCAGCAATTAATCACCCTGGAGTGTGCGCTATTAAAACCCAATGTCAGAGCGTCTGCGCAAATGCTTGATAATCTTCTTGCTGATGAGTTTATTGAATTTTCAGCAACAGGAAAATGCTTTGATAAGCAACATGTTCTGACACGTTTACCGGGGGAGTTGATGCCTGAGTTCCATAATCAGGATTTTGATGTTCGCTTGATTAATGAGGGGCTTGCACAAGTGACGTATCGAGCCCGCTTGCAACGAGATAAAGAGCCAAGACCGCAATACTCGAATCGCAGCTCGTTATGGCGACAAACCGAAGATGGCTGGCAAATGGTTTTTCATCAAGGCACCCCTTGCGCAGAATTTACCTTAAAACATAAGTAA
- a CDS encoding ATP-binding protein, with protein sequence MKKWSFKRGGAMDKLLLLRSGSIIIQLATVVGIFFLMDLAIAVMPILLVIFAETVFHLLSILVYRQRHVRQFDLVLQLLADVIFLTLLLSLSGGATNAFVSLLLLPIVIAAVSLPTRWLALVSVAAMAAYSVMLLKMPTHSMHHMDMNNHFIGMWVNFILSALVVTFVVGALARMISEREQAIAKQREEQLRQEQLLALGLASTQVTHQLATPLATLQLLYDELCDNQPNNPVVAEMAEPIQECSSQLRSFTEFATSIREKTPQDFCVDTLVTQLKELFQLQFPLQQFVVSPVELPDMYIQGDGLLLPALFNLLQNAVQANERVRQHTVELTLTFDDALRVQFLIRDYGKGLSPQRHFALGEQLQPSEHGFGMALLLSNATIERFKGHLSLTNHPEQGAIACVDLPLILAPHSKTIAPAGMA encoded by the coding sequence GTGAAGAAGTGGTCGTTTAAACGCGGCGGTGCGATGGATAAACTGCTGCTATTGCGCAGTGGCTCGATTATTATTCAGTTGGCGACTGTGGTTGGGATATTTTTTCTAATGGATTTGGCCATTGCGGTGATGCCGATTTTATTAGTGATTTTTGCTGAAACAGTGTTTCATTTACTCAGCATATTGGTGTATCGCCAGCGTCATGTTCGTCAGTTTGATTTAGTGCTGCAATTATTAGCAGATGTCATCTTTTTAACCTTGTTGCTGTCGCTCAGTGGCGGTGCGACCAATGCTTTTGTGTCTTTATTGCTTTTGCCTATTGTTATCGCGGCAGTGAGTTTGCCTACGCGCTGGTTAGCCTTAGTGTCGGTTGCTGCAATGGCGGCGTACAGTGTGATGTTATTAAAAATGCCCACCCACAGCATGCATCACATGGATATGAACAATCATTTCATCGGAATGTGGGTCAATTTTATTTTGTCGGCGCTGGTGGTGACATTTGTTGTTGGGGCATTGGCTCGTATGATCAGCGAACGAGAGCAAGCCATCGCGAAGCAGCGAGAAGAACAACTGCGCCAAGAGCAATTACTGGCATTGGGGTTAGCGTCAACACAAGTCACTCATCAGTTAGCGACGCCACTGGCGACCTTGCAGTTATTGTATGATGAACTGTGTGATAATCAACCTAACAACCCCGTTGTCGCAGAAATGGCAGAACCAATACAAGAGTGCAGTTCGCAATTGCGCTCGTTTACAGAATTTGCCACCAGTATTCGCGAAAAAACCCCTCAGGACTTTTGCGTTGACACGCTTGTTACACAACTCAAAGAGCTGTTTCAGCTGCAGTTTCCGCTTCAGCAGTTTGTGGTGAGTCCGGTAGAATTACCCGACATGTATATCCAAGGGGATGGTTTATTACTTCCTGCGTTATTTAATCTGCTGCAAAATGCCGTACAAGCAAATGAGCGCGTAAGGCAGCATACCGTAGAGCTTACACTGACGTTTGATGACGCTTTAAGGGTGCAATTTTTAATACGTGATTATGGGAAAGGGCTCAGTCCACAGCGGCATTTCGCACTGGGTGAGCAGTTGCAACCAAGTGAACATGGCTTTGGGATGGCACTGTTGCTCTCTAATGCAACAATTGAACGCTTTAAAGGGCATTTATCGTTAACTAATCATCCCGAGCAAGGGGCGATAGCGTGTGTTGATTTACCTTTAATACTCGCGCCTCATTCGAAAACAATAGCACCGGCAGGTATGGCATGA
- a CDS encoding response regulator transcription factor yields the protein MKLMVIEDDRAFANVLTRRFSQQGFECQQVNAWCDALCACQQFKPSHILLDMKLAQDNGLQLIKPLRAANPAARIVLLTGFASIATAVEAIRLGADDYLAKPADTQTIFKALTGVSQLPELADEIMSAERLEWEHIQQALNANDGNVSATARQLGMHRRTLQRKLQKRPVLR from the coding sequence ATGAAACTGATGGTTATTGAAGATGATCGTGCCTTTGCCAATGTACTGACACGCCGATTTTCTCAGCAAGGCTTTGAATGCCAACAAGTCAATGCGTGGTGTGATGCACTGTGTGCTTGCCAGCAATTTAAGCCTAGTCATATTTTGCTTGATATGAAATTAGCACAAGACAATGGCTTGCAGTTGATCAAACCATTGCGCGCTGCCAACCCTGCTGCGCGCATTGTATTATTAACGGGCTTTGCCAGTATAGCCACCGCCGTGGAAGCAATTCGCCTTGGCGCCGATGATTATTTGGCAAAACCAGCAGACACGCAGACAATTTTTAAAGCTTTAACCGGCGTATCCCAGTTACCTGAGCTGGCTGATGAAATCATGTCGGCAGAACGGTTAGAATGGGAGCATATCCAGCAAGCGCTCAATGCAAATGATGGAAATGTCTCAGCGACAGCGCGCCAATTGGGTATGCACCGACGTACTTTACAGCGAAAATTACAAAAAAGGCCCGTACTGCGTTAA
- a CDS encoding TonB-dependent receptor, with translation MKLSLICTAMLGLSIAPANANTVEGIEIITISGQHQPLNSFSIEHAQADVNTPEVSQWLKSVPGANSNSNGPITGIAQYRGLYGDRVATTLSGQTIRGAGPNAMDAPLSYVNPNLVESISVYRSISPVSSALDSLGGTVEVKLKTAQVSSDSNEMDISGHLTGSYNQNTHGHTLSSDINISQQGMAGFAYLNHQKADNFTDGSNNKITPSEYDKTMMGAAVAIENEQHTARLKWDKVDTGPSGTAALPMDIDYIDTEHWSANGLSTVQDWSINWRYSYQDARHGMDNFSLRMHNMPTMHRYNTAVMSGHSYALNAKNQHWQFGIEGITSEHDSVITNPTNPMFNLVNFNQVSDERHSIFAQYQHKAAALTNTFGVRIKQNNADAHDVSHSMAMMMPHVKMLQDAFNQADKSVTDTTFDVSYHSQYQYSDTLLLNYALAVKQRAASYQERYLWLPMQATGGLADGKTYIGNINLAPETAYQANLGFNYQSDNFSVAPQIFYQQIDDYIQGTPAESSHVKMAANMMGDSSPLVFSNIDASLYGADLNWQYRVNQHWQLSGLASYVRGTRDDINDDLYRIAPLNGQVNLHFSASNWQTKFNVTAYHKQSRVSEINNEKTSAGYALLNWHLDYYTQQAFTLSVGISNLLDKTYHEHLAGLNRAAGNAMAVGKPITAIGRNGYVALSYQF, from the coding sequence ATGAAACTGTCACTCATTTGCACAGCAATGCTCGGGCTCTCGATTGCACCAGCTAACGCCAACACCGTTGAAGGGATTGAAATTATTACTATCAGTGGTCAGCATCAACCTCTTAACTCTTTTTCTATCGAACACGCCCAAGCGGATGTCAACACACCAGAAGTCAGCCAATGGCTTAAATCGGTTCCTGGTGCAAACAGTAACAGTAACGGCCCGATCACTGGTATTGCGCAATATCGCGGCCTGTATGGCGATCGGGTTGCAACCACGTTATCGGGTCAAACCATTCGTGGTGCAGGTCCCAATGCCATGGACGCGCCACTCAGTTATGTGAACCCTAATTTGGTCGAATCTATTTCAGTTTACCGCTCGATTTCTCCAGTGAGCAGTGCATTAGATTCATTAGGGGGAACCGTCGAGGTGAAATTAAAAACCGCGCAAGTGAGCAGCGACAGTAATGAAATGGATATTTCTGGACACTTAACGGGCAGTTATAATCAAAATACACATGGTCATACTCTGAGTAGTGACATCAATATTAGCCAGCAAGGTATGGCGGGGTTTGCGTATTTGAATCATCAAAAAGCCGATAATTTTACCGATGGTTCAAACAACAAAATAACGCCTAGTGAGTATGACAAAACTATGATGGGTGCAGCTGTTGCGATTGAAAACGAGCAACACACAGCCAGATTAAAATGGGATAAGGTTGATACCGGGCCATCTGGCACAGCCGCTTTACCGATGGATATTGATTATATCGACACAGAACACTGGTCAGCCAATGGATTGTCAACGGTTCAAGATTGGTCTATCAATTGGCGTTACAGCTACCAAGATGCAAGGCATGGTATGGATAACTTTTCGTTACGTATGCACAACATGCCTACAATGCATCGCTATAACACCGCCGTCATGTCGGGTCATAGCTATGCGCTCAACGCCAAAAACCAGCACTGGCAGTTTGGGATAGAAGGCATCACAAGCGAGCATGATTCCGTGATTACCAACCCAACTAATCCAATGTTTAACTTGGTTAACTTTAACCAAGTGAGCGATGAACGCCATTCGATCTTTGCACAGTATCAACATAAAGCGGCTGCACTGACCAATACATTTGGAGTTCGCATCAAACAAAACAACGCCGATGCACACGATGTTAGCCACTCAATGGCCATGATGATGCCTCATGTTAAAATGCTCCAAGATGCATTTAATCAAGCCGATAAATCAGTCACTGACACTACGTTTGATGTGTCTTACCACAGCCAGTATCAGTACTCAGATACGTTATTGTTGAACTATGCGTTGGCCGTTAAACAGCGCGCGGCCAGTTATCAAGAACGCTATCTTTGGTTGCCTATGCAAGCAACCGGCGGACTTGCCGATGGTAAAACCTATATTGGTAACATTAATCTCGCCCCCGAAACCGCCTACCAAGCGAATTTAGGTTTTAACTATCAAAGCGACAATTTCAGTGTGGCCCCACAGATTTTTTATCAACAAATTGATGATTATATTCAAGGTACACCAGCAGAGAGCAGTCATGTAAAAATGGCCGCGAACATGATGGGAGACTCCTCTCCACTGGTATTTAGTAACATTGATGCTAGTTTGTACGGCGCAGATCTCAATTGGCAATATCGAGTCAATCAACACTGGCAACTCAGTGGCTTAGCCAGTTATGTACGAGGCACACGTGATGATATTAACGATGACTTATATCGCATTGCTCCACTCAACGGCCAAGTGAATCTGCATTTCAGTGCGAGTAATTGGCAAACTAAATTCAATGTGACCGCTTATCACAAGCAAAGCCGAGTCAGTGAAATCAATAATGAAAAAACCTCTGCAGGCTATGCTTTATTGAATTGGCATTTAGATTATTACACCCAGCAGGCGTTTACTTTGAGTGTCGGGATCAGTAATTTACTTGATAAAACCTACCATGAACATTTAGCGGGATTAAACCGAGCAGCAGGGAATGCAATGGCTGTGGGTAAGCCAATTACAGCAATCGGTCGCAATGGCTATGTGGCACTGAGTTATCAGTTTTAA
- a CDS encoding DUF1761 domain-containing protein — MTIDLTHLNFGAILVASCSSFLLWGLWYSPWLFEISWLETSGLTPFDLQNADPKKVMSVSFVAAVMISCLFAILIGPSPHPGSAVLFGFVTGIGWISSVLAINYVFEQKPLKLFLINAGYHTLQFTLIGAVFGFWPY; from the coding sequence ATGACTATCGATTTAACACATCTTAATTTTGGTGCCATATTAGTGGCTTCCTGCTCCTCATTTTTATTATGGGGGCTGTGGTATTCACCTTGGTTGTTTGAAATATCTTGGCTGGAAACATCGGGCCTAACACCATTTGATTTACAAAATGCCGATCCAAAAAAAGTAATGAGTGTGTCGTTTGTTGCCGCAGTAATGATTAGCTGCTTGTTTGCGATTTTGATTGGTCCAAGCCCGCATCCGGGCAGTGCGGTTTTGTTTGGTTTTGTGACCGGGATAGGCTGGATTTCCAGTGTGCTGGCCATTAATTATGTATTTGAGCAAAAACCGCTAAAGTTATTTTTAATCAATGCTGGCTACCATACTCTGCAATTTACTTTGATTGGCGCGGTGTTTGGCTTTTGGCCTTATTGA
- a CDS encoding CBU_0592 family membrane protein: MTDLLFDIIGMSGTFLVVGSFFLLQLGKADPTGLKYNLMNLTGAILLLISLCYNFNLASFVIELFWIAASLIGLYKYCTKPKVAA; the protein is encoded by the coding sequence ATGACGGATTTACTGTTTGATATTATCGGAATGTCGGGAACCTTTTTGGTTGTCGGTTCTTTTTTCTTGTTGCAGTTAGGAAAAGCCGATCCTACTGGTTTAAAATATAATTTGATGAATTTGACAGGGGCTATCTTATTATTGATAAGTCTCTGTTATAATTTCAATTTAGCCAGTTTTGTAATTGAATTATTTTGGATTGCAGCCTCATTGATTGGTCTATACAAATATTGTACTAAACCTAAGGTGGCAGCTTAA
- the ppiC gene encoding peptidylprolyl isomerase PpiC, translated as MANTAHALHILVKHKEQAEDIIKQLNKGAKFQVLAKKHSTCPSGKSGGDLGEFKRGQMVPQFDKVCFSGPILEPVLVKTKFGWHVVKVLYRT; from the coding sequence ATGGCCAATACCGCCCACGCATTACACATCTTGGTTAAGCATAAAGAGCAGGCCGAAGATATTATTAAACAGTTAAACAAAGGTGCGAAATTCCAAGTTTTAGCGAAAAAGCATTCTACCTGTCCATCAGGGAAAAGTGGCGGTGATTTAGGTGAGTTTAAACGCGGGCAAATGGTGCCACAGTTCGATAAAGTCTGTTTTTCAGGCCCAATTTTAGAACCTGTGTTAGTGAAAACTAAGTTTGGTTGGCATGTTGTTAAAGTACTTTACCGTACTTAA